Genomic window (Ferrimicrobium sp.):
CGCACATCTCAAGAGGTCATGGAGATTCTGCATAGCTACACCCCGCTCGTGGAACCCCTTTCGCTCGACGAGGCATTTCTTGACGTGACGAAGGCTACCTCGGATGGGCTCCTAGCGGTCCAAATCGCCAAGGATGTCCGTGCACGCATCGAGCGCGAGACCGGCCTCACCGCCTCTGCGGGGGTGTCGTATAACAAATTACTCGCAAAACTCGCCTCCGACTGGCGCAAACCAAATGGGCTAATGGTGATTCCGCCGGAGCGTGGCTTAGCATTCCTAGCGCCCCTCCCCGTGAGCAAGCTGCATGGCATCGGACCAGCAACCGTAGACAAGCTGGCCAAATTGGAGATCCATACGGTTCTTGACCTCCGTAATGCATCGCAGCAGACACTGGTTAGCCACTTCGGCAAACTTGGCCTCTGGTTTGGTGAAATAGCCAACGGGATCGACCTGCGTCCTGTCCAACCTAACCGTGTGCGCAAATCCGTCGGCTGTGAGCAAACCTTCCAAACGAACCTCAACGACAGGCTGGACATGATGACGGTTCTCATCGAGATGACAGAACGGGTGTCGTCCCATCTCTTTGCGTTAGGTCTTGCGGGACGGACCGTAAGTATCAAAGTACGCTTCCCAGACTTCAAGACAGTGACCAGGGCACTCACCGTCTCGGAGCCAATTTGGCATCGAGAGGCCATTTCGGCCGTCTTGCCGACACTCCTCACGAGGGCCATCCCCTCCGATCGAGGTGTCTATCCATCGGTTCGACTCTTAGGAGTGGCGCTCAGCGGCTTGGTAAACACCGAGACAGATGCGGTCAGCGTCGATCAGCTCAGCTTGTTGGACGAGCTCGCTCTCAACGGGACAACGCCATGATGAAGCTCACGCTCGATACCCTCCCTCAGAGACACGGTTCTTGGTGGAGAGAAATCCGAGTTTTACCAGTCACCCATTCGAGACTGCAGGGCAAAAGGCTGCAGGTGAGGAGACGCTTAGCCCACCCACTCCCTCCTTCGTTGATGCCATGTGAGGTACCAGGCGGTGGTAACAAAACCGCTGTCTGACGGGCTACGCGAGCCTCGCGAGCGCAGGGGCGCGTGTGACTGTGGCCTTTTAGGAATACTACGTTGGCACACTACGAGGAATAGCAGCTAAAAGGTAAGAACGTTCCAATCCTCCGCCAGCTTCGTAGCCACCTCCACACCACCCTTCACCGTCTCACACTCGAACATCTGATCCTTGGTAAGCCCAAGACTCTCTAAGGAGACCTCACAGACAGTGATCCTTACCCCAGCCTCTCGCAATCCAGCAAGCTGCTGCTCGAACTGTGGCGAGTTCTTCTGATTGGAACGCAGCACCTCGACACCAGGACCGAGCAGCAAGAGTTCGACAGGCATCTCCTGTTTTGTCCTGCGAACCATGAGCGTCATCTGGAGCACAGCATTCGCCCTAACGAAGGCTTCCTTCCCAGTTGTCAATACGACAAGTGTTGGTCTTCCCATCGACTCCACTACTCCTCCTCATCAATAGGGCGTACGCAATTCTTAGCATGCAGCCCTATAGATCTCCTCTTCATGGTAGCCACCTTCACCAATGCCTGGTCTTTCTATGAGTGCGTCGCTGTGCCTGCAAGAGAAAAGCTGACCATCAACTCAACGGCTCCACTTGCCCATCGTCTAGGGCCCTGAAAAAATACAACTGCCATACGAAGGTGTAACAATTCAGCTCATGATCGTCCGTGCGACGGTCAGCAATCGCCCGGGCAACCATGCACAATCCAGCTGGAGAAGGGATCCACCCGCCGAGCCTTTCGGACAGTGTTGCGTCTCGAGTGCTCTCTTGAGTAGCGTTCCAAAGGTCGTGCAGGGCGGCTTGGCATAGGTCTATGCGCCCGCCACGACTGATCCCCTCTCGAACTCGATCCATCTTCGCCGTGCGGGACGAACGATACAACCTATGCGTCGCGGGTGGCAATGCCTGGTGGATAGAGCCGGAAGCCCGACTCCTCCTTGTGATACAGGGAGCGATAGAAGTCTTCGGCGGTATCAGTGATGAGGTCGACCCTTGTCGCGCCCAGTAGCGGGAACACGTAGGACACGATCCCCCTGGCAACACCGGCTCTTCGAAAACTCCGTCCGACCACGAGAAGGGACAGGTGGGCTTGGATCGCCCTGTCGGTTTGGAAGTAAGCGAACCCGATAACATCCCCGGAGGCAATGGCAACTACGGATACAACCCCTGGCGAGGTGAAGACCTTTCGCGCTCGATCCCTGTCGTCGACATAGGAGCTCCAGCCCTCTTGGTCGCATGAGGCGAGTACTCCACCAAGATCACCTTCTTGGTACTCTCTGAAATCGACTGGGGCCCGCATGCACTCAATCTAACCGGCCCTCCGGAATAAGCGGTGAAATCGCTACCGGTATCGACAAGTCGGTGATCATTTTGCGAGTATGATCTCGGCAGTCCTGTCAGTTCAGAGTGTCACTCTCTTCCAGCAGCATGGCATGATCACGAGACATGGTCGATCGATGCCACTTGCTCGATTGCTTTGACCGTACCATATGTGAGGTGAGCGATGCGCATAGGTGGTGGGCAACGTGGCCAAAGCCAGCCACCTCTGATCTGCGTAAGCACCTGCGGAGATTGGACGAAATCAAGGGTGCGTGGAGTTTGTTCGCGCGTGACTATCGGAACGCCTGGGCTGGCATAGCCATACCAGCAACGCGCAAACTCGCGGCAACGCCATGGAAGTCGGTTACCAGTTTCTGGATTGACTTGCCGTTCACCAGCGACCTGAGATACCCGATGCACTAAGGTTTGAGGCAGTGAGGAATTTCCAAGCCGACGACGATTCGATACTCCGTCAGGCAATGTTTGATCATTTAGACCGTTGCCTTGCGGGGGCACAGGCGGAGTTTCTCTCCTCTCGCGTGATCAATACCTTTGAGATCCAAGGTCAACCCATCCGACTCATTGTACAAAGTGGAATCCGAAAGGTTCAGGGCCACCCTGGGGCATTGACCATTCGAACCACCTATACCCCTCCGTCGGCGGTTCCTCCTTATATTGATGATGTTGGCTCCAATGGCTTGGTTCGCTACAAATACCGAGGACAAGACGAAGGACACTCAGACAACAGGGCGTTGCGTCATGCCATGGAGACGGGATTACCCCTAGCCTACTTTGTTGGCATCGCACCTGGTATTTACCTACCCATCTATCCCGTCTATGTCGAAGCTGAGGACCAATCACGCCACGAGTTCGCCATAGCGGTTGACCAATACCTCCATGGGCATGACCTTGATTCGATCGACACCTTTCAGCGCGAGTACCGCACCAGCGTGACCAAGGCCCGATTGCACCAACCATCGTTCCGAGCACGAGTCCTCCACGCCTACAATTCGACCTGCACGATTTGTCGCCTCCATCACGCCGAACTACTCGATGCTGCCCATATTCTTCCCGATAGCCATCCGCAAGGACTGCCAATTGTGCCCAATGCGCTGACACTGTGCAAGCTCCATCATGCCGCCTTTGACCGCAATCTTTTGGGCATCCGCCCCGACTTCGTCGTGGAGGTAAAACCAGAACTTCTACGCGAGATCGATGGCCCGATGCTCCAACATGGCCTCAAGGAAATGAATGGGACCCAGCTCGTACTTCCCAAGGAACGCGCGT
Coding sequences:
- the dinB gene encoding DNA polymerase IV, translated to MPSEVEGTTSHIRKIIHVDMDAFFAAVEQRDRPELLGKPVIVGGDPLGRGVVATCSYEARRFGVHSAMTASRAKSLCPQGVFIRPRMDVYRRTSQEVMEILHSYTPLVEPLSLDEAFLDVTKATSDGLLAVQIAKDVRARIERETGLTASAGVSYNKLLAKLASDWRKPNGLMVIPPERGLAFLAPLPVSKLHGIGPATVDKLAKLEIHTVLDLRNASQQTLVSHFGKLGLWFGEIANGIDLRPVQPNRVRKSVGCEQTFQTNLNDRLDMMTVLIEMTERVSSHLFALGLAGRTVSIKVRFPDFKTVTRALTVSEPIWHREAISAVLPTLLTRAIPSDRGVYPSVRLLGVALSGLVNTETDAVSVDQLSLLDELALNGTTP
- a CDS encoding DsrE family protein, whose product is MGRPTLVVLTTGKEAFVRANAVLQMTLMVRRTKQEMPVELLLLGPGVEVLRSNQKNSPQFEQQLAGLREAGVRITVCEVSLESLGLTKDQMFECETVKGGVEVATKLAEDWNVLTF
- a CDS encoding HNH endonuclease; this encodes MRNFQADDDSILRQAMFDHLDRCLAGAQAEFLSSRVINTFEIQGQPIRLIVQSGIRKVQGHPGALTIRTTYTPPSAVPPYIDDVGSNGLVRYKYRGQDEGHSDNRALRHAMETGLPLAYFVGIAPGIYLPIYPVYVEAEDQSRHEFAIAVDQYLHGHDLDSIDTFQREYRTSVTKARLHQPSFRARVLHAYNSTCTICRLHHAELLDAAHILPDSHPQGLPIVPNALTLCKLHHAAFDRNLLGIRPDFVVEVKPELLREIDGPMLQHGLKEMNGTQLVLPKERASRPDRARLLERYEEFRSTK
- a CDS encoding GNAT family N-acetyltransferase, whose translation is MRAPVDFREYQEGDLGGVLASCDQEGWSSYVDDRDRARKVFTSPGVVSVVAIASGDVIGFAYFQTDRAIQAHLSLLVVGRSFRRAGVARGIVSYVFPLLGATRVDLITDTAEDFYRSLYHKEESGFRLYPPGIATRDA